One genomic window of Salvia miltiorrhiza cultivar Shanhuang (shh) chromosome 4, IMPLAD_Smil_shh, whole genome shotgun sequence includes the following:
- the LOC131021788 gene encoding uncharacterized protein LOC131021788: MSSQYVKLGNRSVDQWKVTELKEELKRRKLTTTGLKQDLVRRLDEAVRIEMQSSLEEAENESMQSEVPIEKENAVTNVTEKTEDFTEREVDIVEKVDPNAGHVIDDCIGSSGEVKVIETDLMQETKSAGLEGGQVPEPPLVETTEVGKIIEPVNTSKASNSQDHGTNEEGDAIILLKDDGSLQEDVKLELSAPNTQSPQINESRTSLAPLNGQDLQCSQTQNEGIHPTDQRENDDSNCLQPDSSGQTLKHQVSEVDPNLGFQVTSDSVSTESVSIIEKNELMIDVINDNVKLELDVKPEMVQQSPSGAVPDGGESHPMDVEEPLDNNDVKNHLDTKDVEEPLDKNDVKDHLDIKDVEEPHDKKPHLEDTGGSEVENVDSLKNIDSGDIDPPEKLSLDRSSGDDSMEEDIMESKQMDGKSDSFTENVDSGTPSLKEEDHVDVVGHDKPVEMKVQPVEIEITNVENETASALTSGKRKFQDKEAVGSNDVKKMRRWNAESLKSSEPQSGSITPKGSSDPSFKPITGTNSLANVEAPKERVVPPSSRPPTTSLRIDRFLRPFTLKAVQELLGKTGTVTSFWMDHIKTHCFVSYSSVEEALETRNAVYNLQWPTNGGRLLVAEFVDPEEVKSHVEAPLASPATPSPSTTPTPTQPPSAAQPSPRQQLLKQQIPTPLPPPPLSNPPAHVRERLHPPREQPVPARDRLNLPPPPPLPVPLPEKVDPPIVTLDDLFRKTKATPRIYYLPLSDEVVATKLKTQGKNVTQ; the protein is encoded by the exons ATGTCATCACAATATGTTAAACTTGGCAATCGATCAGTTGATCAATGGAAGGTCACTGAGCTGAAGGAAGAGCTCAAGAGACGTAAATTGACTACTACGGGGTTGAAACAAGATCTAGTGAGGCGTTTAGATGAAGCAGTTCGTATTGAAATGCAAAGTTCCTTGGAGGAAGCAGAAAATGAATCTATGCAATCTGAGGTTCccattgaaaaagaaaatgctGTTACAAATGTTACTGAAAAAACTGAGGATTTTACGGAGAGAGAGGTTGACATTGTTGAAAAGGTAGATCCGAATGCAGGGCATGTAATAGATGACTGCATTGGGTCATCAGGTGAAGTCAAAGTCATCGAAACGGACTTGATGCAGGAAACCAAGTCTGCTGGGCTGGAAGGAGGGCAGGTTCCTGAGCCCCCTCTTGTGGAAACTACTGAAGTTGGCAAGATAATTGAACCTGTAAATACTTCgaaagcatcaaactcacaagATCATGGAACAAATGAGGAAGGAGATGCTATTATATTGCTTAAAGATGATGGATCCCTGCAGGAGGATGTAAAGCTTGAACTGTCTGCTCCTAATACTCAGTCACCTCAGATCAATGAGAGCAGGACTTCTTTGGCGCCTCTTAATGGACAGGACTTGCAGTGTAGTCAAACTCAAAATGAAGGTATTCACCCAACGGATCAGAGAGAAAATGATGATTCCAATTGTCTCCAACCAGATTCCAGTGGCCAGACACTGAAGCATCAGGTATCTGAGGTTGACCCTAATTTAGGGTTTCAAGTAACATCTGATTCTGTTTCTACTGAATCTGTCTCCATTATTGAGAAAAATGAACTAATGATAGATGTAATTAACGATAATGTCAAATTAGAATTAGATGTTAAGCCTGAGATGGTGCAGCAGTCGCCCAGCGGTGCCGTCCCTGATGGTGGTGAATCACATCCAATGGATGTTGAAGAGCCACTTGACAATAATGATGTGAAAAATCACCTTGACACAAAAGATGTTGAAGAGCCACTTGACAAAAATGATGTCAAAGATCACCTTGACATAAAAGATGTTGAAGAACCTCATGACAAAAAACCCCACCTAGAAGACACCGGTGGTAGCGAGGTAGAAAATGTCGATAGTCTCAAGAACATTGATAGTGGTGACATAGATCCACCTGAAAAACTAAGTTTAGATAGGAGTTCTGGTGATGATTCCATGGAAGAGGATATAATGGAGAGTAAGCAGATGGACGGCAAGTCTGATTCATTTACTGAAAATGTGGACTCTGGAACACCTAGTTTGAAAGAGGAGGATCACGTGGATGTTGTTGGTCATGATAAGCCTGTTGAGATGAAGGTTCAACCTGTTGAAATTGAGATAACTAATGTTGAAAATGAGACAGCCTCTGCCCTGACCTCCGGGAAAAGAAAATTTCAAG ACAAAGAAGCTGTTGGCAGTAATGATGTAAAGAAGATGCGCAGGTGGAATGCTGAAAGCTTAAAAAGTTCAGAACCACAGAGTGGTTCTATAACACCAAAGGGTTCATCTGATCCTAGTTTTAAGCCCATAACGGGGACCAACTCTTTGGCTAATGTAGAGGCTCCCAAGGAGCGTGTGG TTCCACCTTCATCAAGGCCGCCAACTACTTCTCTTAGAATTGATCGGTTTTTGCGCCCTTTTACTTTGAAAGCCGTCCAAGAACTTCTAGGAAAAACTGGAACTGTTACCAGTTTCTGGATGGATCACATCAAAACCCACTGTTTTGTCTCA TACTCATCTGTTGAAGAGGCTTTAGAAACTCGTAATGCTGTATACAATCTCCAGTGGCCTACAAACGGGGGACGCCTGTTGGTTGCGGAATTTGTTGATCCTGAAGAAGTCAAATCACACGTGGAGGCTCCACTAGCATCACCTGCAACTCCCTCGCCGAGTACAACTCCAACTCCAACTCAACCTCCATCTGCTGCACAGCCTTCCCCACGGCAGCAATTGCTGAAGCAGCAGATACCAACGCCTCTTCCTCCACCACCATTGTCTAATCCTCCAGCCCATGTCAGGGAACGGCTGCATCCACCAAGGGAACAGCCTGTCCCAGCAAGGGATAGGCTAAACcttccacctccacctccacttCCAGTTCCACTCCCGGAGAAGGTTGATCCGCCAATTGTTACGTTGGACGACTTATTTCGGAAAACCAAGGCAACACCTCGCATCTACTACCTGCCGTTGTCTGATGAAGTAGTTGCAACAAAGCTGAAGACACAGGGGAAGAATGTTACTCAGTAG